In a single window of the Pyrococcus sp. NA2 genome:
- a CDS encoding DUF835 domain-containing protein — protein MYKAVKTKECGWMFLSVGFLLSALDIEEYILKPLGINPENSYYFFSLLPNFYYAILFVLAALLIKNHGIKPRGAILLGSIFVLSHLWTFGMVLNMFRGSFTLMALLPSTIYGISLIYLAYVLFKYTTNRKGIEIMFPFGVAGVGILNLTYPITRNSSVAPAMFFIAAIFRFLAAIGAIKATTFIPKAPAGRKQEPKLKPGAYWTNDEKKALEAISNINPIIITRNPNPGIPGIVYWITKVTEGEISENVYAISPTSIDILTDLIVKAFKMGYKVVYIDCLEYLIVENGIKPVLKFLYNVKDIALSNNGSAIIVLNPKALEERKFRIIEKEFEKF, from the coding sequence ATGTATAAGGCTGTCAAAACTAAAGAATGTGGCTGGATGTTTCTCTCAGTTGGGTTCCTCCTCTCTGCATTAGATATTGAAGAATACATCCTAAAACCCCTCGGGATAAATCCAGAAAATTCATATTACTTCTTCAGTCTCTTACCAAATTTTTACTATGCAATACTGTTTGTATTAGCAGCATTATTGATAAAGAACCATGGAATTAAACCTAGGGGAGCCATCCTCCTGGGAAGTATATTCGTTTTGTCCCATTTATGGACATTTGGAATGGTTCTGAACATGTTCAGAGGAAGTTTTACTTTAATGGCATTGCTTCCCTCTACAATATACGGAATTTCCCTAATATATCTCGCCTATGTGTTATTCAAATACACAACGAACAGGAAAGGAATAGAAATAATGTTCCCATTCGGAGTTGCAGGGGTTGGAATTCTAAACTTAACATACCCAATCACAAGGAACTCATCAGTTGCTCCAGCGATGTTCTTTATTGCTGCCATTTTCAGATTTTTAGCCGCAATTGGAGCAATAAAAGCTACAACATTCATTCCAAAAGCTCCCGCGGGAAGAAAACAAGAACCAAAATTAAAGCCCGGGGCATACTGGACCAATGATGAGAAAAAAGCGCTAGAGGCAATTTCCAACATAAATCCAATAATAATAACGAGAAATCCAAACCCAGGAATCCCAGGGATCGTATACTGGATAACAAAGGTTACCGAAGGGGAAATCAGTGAAAACGTGTACGCAATTTCACCAACTAGCATAGATATACTAACAGACCTAATTGTGAAGGCCTTTAAAATGGGTTACAAGGTTGTCTACATTGACTGCCTCGAGTATTTAATAGTTGAGAACGGTATAAAACCCGTCCTAAAGTTCCTATATAATGTTAAGGATATTGCACTTAGCAACAATGGAAGTGCAATCATAGTTCTGAATCCAAAAGCCCTTGAAGAGCGGAAGTTCAGAATAATAGAAAAGGAATTTGAAAAATTCTAG
- the glmU gene encoding bifunctional sugar-1-phosphate nucleotidylyltransferase/acetyltransferase translates to MKAVILAAGKGERLRPLTDDRPKAILKVANKPIIEYILENVEPFVEEFIIVVKYEKEKIVESLGDEFRGKPITYVEQGEGEGTARAIYSAKEAVEGEEFFAINGDVYFEQDLIKGLLHTYRKRRADVAIAVKKFEDLSQLGLVETEGEFVKEIKEKPGNLSGFANLGVYIFNEDVFEYIEMTEESERGEYEITDTINLMIRDGKKVAYSEYTGFWSDIGRPWDLLEVNEYILKTKLKHDIKGVVEEGATIIPPVEIGEGTVVKAGSYIIGPVKIGKNCRIGPNCFIRPYTSIGDNCHIGNAVEVKNSIIMDNSNAPHLNYVGDSIIGENTNLGAGTITANLRHDNKTIKVEIRGKLEDSGRRKLGAIIGHNVKTGINVTIYPGRKIGSGALVGPGVIVDKNIPPRTLVVVKQEKTVVEL, encoded by the coding sequence ATGAAGGCAGTTATTCTTGCAGCGGGGAAGGGAGAGAGACTAAGACCTTTAACTGATGACAGACCAAAAGCCATCCTCAAGGTTGCCAATAAGCCAATAATCGAGTACATATTGGAGAATGTTGAGCCTTTTGTTGAGGAATTCATAATTGTTGTAAAGTATGAAAAAGAAAAGATAGTTGAGAGTCTTGGAGATGAGTTCCGTGGAAAACCAATAACGTATGTGGAACAGGGAGAAGGAGAAGGTACAGCAAGAGCAATTTACTCAGCAAAAGAGGCCGTTGAAGGGGAGGAGTTCTTTGCAATAAATGGAGATGTATACTTCGAACAAGATCTGATAAAGGGGTTATTACATACCTATAGGAAGCGAAGAGCAGATGTCGCCATAGCAGTTAAGAAGTTTGAGGATCTGTCACAATTAGGCCTTGTAGAAACTGAGGGAGAATTCGTTAAAGAGATAAAGGAGAAACCTGGAAATTTAAGTGGTTTTGCAAACCTTGGGGTATACATCTTTAATGAGGATGTATTCGAGTACATAGAGATGACTGAAGAGAGCGAAAGGGGAGAATACGAGATAACTGACACCATAAACTTGATGATAAGAGACGGAAAGAAAGTGGCATATTCCGAGTATACTGGATTTTGGAGTGATATTGGAAGACCGTGGGATCTGCTTGAAGTTAATGAATACATCTTAAAGACCAAGCTCAAGCATGACATAAAGGGAGTAGTTGAAGAAGGAGCAACGATAATACCCCCGGTAGAGATCGGAGAGGGAACTGTCGTCAAGGCCGGTAGCTATATAATTGGGCCTGTAAAAATCGGAAAGAATTGTAGGATAGGTCCAAACTGTTTCATAAGACCATATACAAGCATTGGAGATAACTGCCACATAGGAAATGCCGTCGAAGTTAAGAATTCAATAATAATGGACAACTCAAATGCTCCTCACTTGAATTACGTCGGTGACTCAATAATAGGTGAGAACACGAACCTCGGGGCTGGAACAATAACGGCCAATCTAAGGCACGATAACAAGACAATAAAGGTGGAGATAAGGGGAAAACTTGAGGATTCTGGAAGAAGGAAGCTCGGGGCAATAATCGGACATAATGTTAAGACGGGAATAAACGTCACAATATACCCTGGAAGAAAAATTGGGAGTGGAGCATTGGTTGGGCCTGGAGTTATAGTCGACAAGAACATTCCACCAAGAACTCTTGTGGTTGTTAAGCAGGAGAAAACGGTGGTTGAGTTATGA
- a CDS encoding ribose-phosphate diphosphokinase, translating to MFVIGSGAKHLEEEILRRASTVATEIKKFPDGEKYVRILEKGKEATVIQSMYRPQDEHLIEAILLGDALREAGFEKLKIVVPYIAYSRQDRVTKEGEPISIRAVMRMLSLYYDELYVFDIHNPRTLEFFPGKAVNIYPAEAIANYFKEKLGEGIILAPDKGALERARAVADALNLEYSYFEKKRISPTEVQMTPVDVEVKDKNVLIVDDIISTGGTMVKAANILRELGAREVFVVATHGVFAEGAIERVSEVVSELAVTNTIPTPVSKISIVPDIIKATGERA from the coding sequence TTGTTCGTCATAGGAAGTGGAGCTAAGCATCTAGAGGAAGAAATTTTAAGAAGAGCAAGTACAGTGGCAACCGAAATAAAAAAGTTTCCGGATGGGGAGAAGTACGTCAGAATTCTGGAAAAGGGGAAAGAGGCAACTGTAATTCAATCAATGTACAGGCCCCAAGACGAGCATTTAATCGAGGCTATTCTCCTTGGTGACGCATTAAGAGAAGCAGGGTTTGAAAAGCTAAAGATAGTGGTGCCATACATTGCATATTCAAGGCAGGATAGAGTCACGAAGGAGGGAGAACCAATAAGCATTAGAGCCGTTATGAGAATGTTGAGTTTGTACTATGACGAGCTCTATGTCTTTGATATACACAACCCAAGAACATTGGAGTTCTTTCCAGGAAAGGCCGTAAATATATATCCAGCTGAGGCCATAGCAAACTATTTCAAGGAAAAACTTGGAGAGGGTATTATATTAGCTCCAGATAAGGGGGCGTTGGAGAGAGCGAGAGCTGTTGCAGATGCACTAAATTTAGAGTACAGCTACTTTGAAAAGAAGAGGATCTCACCAACGGAAGTCCAAATGACGCCTGTTGATGTCGAGGTGAAAGATAAGAACGTCCTGATAGTTGATGACATAATAAGTACTGGCGGAACAATGGTTAAGGCAGCAAACATACTGAGGGAATTAGGTGCGAGGGAAGTGTTTGTAGTGGCGACCCATGGGGTCTTTGCAGAAGGGGCAATAGAAAGGGTCAGTGAAGTAGTTAGTGAACTGGCCGTTACAAATACGATACCAACTCCAGTATCAAAGATAAGCATAGTTCCAGATATAATTAAGGCAACGGGGGAAAGGGCATGA
- a CDS encoding ASCH domain-containing protein: MKGLIIKQPYANWIIEGKKVWEIRKMPTKIRGRIIIISEKKAIGSVEIVDVLGPFTPEELADHENKHLASYDFLKRYANGKKLYAWVLANPEKFEPPIEVKIPNGAQIWVNLKGFPFRR; this comes from the coding sequence ATGAAGGGATTAATAATAAAACAGCCATATGCAAACTGGATCATTGAAGGAAAGAAAGTCTGGGAAATCAGGAAGATGCCAACTAAGATCAGGGGAAGGATAATAATAATCTCGGAGAAAAAGGCCATAGGTAGTGTGGAAATAGTCGATGTTTTGGGACCTTTTACACCGGAAGAACTTGCCGATCACGAGAATAAGCATCTGGCAAGCTACGATTTTCTAAAGAGGTATGCGAATGGAAAAAAGCTTTATGCATGGGTCCTTGCAAATCCTGAGAAGTTTGAACCCCCTATAGAGGTAAAAATACCCAACGGAGCTCAAATATGGGTCAATCTCAAGGGATTCCCTTTTAGGAGGTGA
- a CDS encoding UPF0147 family protein, with protein sequence MTNVEERIEQIIQVLREQVVQDTAVPRNIRRAAEQAIEALMNKEKEPAVRAADAIAILEEISEDPNMPLHTRTIIWEVLGALEQIK encoded by the coding sequence ATGACAAACGTTGAGGAAAGGATAGAACAGATTATCCAAGTTCTTAGAGAACAAGTTGTTCAAGATACGGCCGTGCCTAGAAATATTAGAAGGGCCGCCGAGCAGGCGATTGAGGCCTTGATGAATAAAGAAAAGGAGCCTGCGGTTAGAGCTGCAGATGCAATAGCAATACTTGAGGAAATTAGCGAAGATCCAAACATGCCTCTTCACACCAGAACAATCATCTGGGAAGTTCTTGGGGCTCTCGAGCAGATAAAGTGA
- a CDS encoding tryptophan--tRNA ligase: MVEEFKVTPWEVEGIVDYDKLIEHFGTSPLTEDLLEKTAELTKSELPLFFRRKFFFSHRDYDKVLQDYEEGKGFFLYTGRGPSGPMHIGHIIPFFATKWLQEKFDVNLYIQVTDDEKFLFKENLTFDETKYWAYQNILDIIAVGFDPDKTFIFQNSEFTKIYEIAIPIAKKINFSMAKAVFGFTEQSKIGMIFFPAIQIAPTFFERRRCLIPAAIDQDPYWRLQRDFAESLGYYKTAAIHSKFVPSLTSLSGKMSASKPETAIYLTDTPEEVEKKVWKFALTGGRPTLKEQREKGGEPEKCVVFKWLEIFFEEDDKKLKERYYACKNGELTCGECKRYLIQKIQEFLKEHQKRRKKAEKLVEKFKYTGKLAQEMWNSAIPEPLKRKNF; encoded by the coding sequence ATGGTAGAGGAGTTCAAAGTTACTCCCTGGGAAGTTGAGGGTATAGTGGACTATGACAAGTTGATTGAACACTTCGGAACAAGTCCACTAACAGAAGACCTGCTAGAAAAGACAGCAGAGCTCACAAAATCTGAATTACCACTATTCTTTAGAAGGAAGTTCTTCTTTTCCCACAGAGATTACGACAAGGTTCTCCAAGACTATGAAGAAGGGAAGGGATTCTTCCTCTATACAGGGAGAGGTCCAAGTGGCCCAATGCATATAGGGCATATAATCCCATTCTTTGCAACCAAATGGCTCCAGGAAAAGTTCGATGTAAACCTCTACATTCAGGTAACTGACGATGAGAAGTTTCTATTTAAGGAAAACCTAACATTTGATGAGACCAAGTACTGGGCGTATCAGAACATCCTCGATATAATTGCCGTTGGATTTGATCCTGACAAGACGTTCATATTCCAGAACAGTGAATTTACCAAGATATATGAGATAGCAATCCCAATAGCCAAGAAGATAAACTTCTCAATGGCAAAAGCAGTGTTTGGGTTTACGGAACAGAGTAAGATAGGTATGATATTCTTCCCAGCCATTCAGATAGCACCGACGTTCTTTGAAAGGAGACGCTGTTTGATTCCAGCGGCAATAGACCAAGACCCGTACTGGAGGTTACAGAGAGATTTTGCGGAGAGCTTAGGTTATTATAAAACTGCGGCAATACACAGCAAGTTCGTCCCATCACTAACCAGTCTTTCAGGTAAGATGAGCGCATCAAAGCCAGAAACAGCAATATACTTAACTGATACTCCAGAGGAAGTTGAAAAGAAAGTCTGGAAGTTTGCACTAACTGGAGGAAGGCCAACACTGAAAGAACAGAGGGAGAAAGGAGGAGAGCCGGAGAAGTGTGTTGTGTTTAAGTGGTTGGAAATATTCTTTGAGGAGGATGACAAAAAGCTAAAGGAAAGGTATTACGCATGTAAAAATGGAGAACTAACATGCGGGGAGTGTAAGAGGTATCTCATCCAGAAAATACAAGAATTCCTTAAGGAGCATCAAAAGAGAAGAAAAAAAGCAGAAAAACTCGTAGAAAAGTTCAAATATACAGGTAAACTTGCCCAAGAGATGTGGAATAGTGCAATACCCGAGCCACTAAAAAGGAAAAATTTTTAG
- a CDS encoding DUF5748 family protein — protein sequence MNSEVIKEFLEDIGADYIELEGEIHLEPKVFYEVWKYVGEPELKTYVIEDEIVELGEYDPPEMKYTEARKVKIKKVYFETLDGVKVVTDYSEFQKILKEMKS from the coding sequence ATGAATTCAGAAGTCATCAAGGAGTTCTTAGAAGACATTGGAGCTGACTACATAGAACTTGAAGGGGAAATTCATTTAGAGCCAAAGGTATTCTATGAGGTCTGGAAATATGTGGGAGAGCCAGAACTTAAGACTTACGTTATAGAGGATGAGATAGTGGAGCTTGGAGAGTATGATCCGCCTGAGATGAAGTATACGGAGGCTAGAAAAGTTAAGATAAAGAAGGTGTATTTTGAGACGCTTGATGGTGTTAAGGTTGTAACTGATTACTCAGAATTCCAAAAGATTCTAAAAGAAATGAAAAGTTAA
- a CDS encoding Lrp/AsnC family transcriptional regulator, giving the protein MDGRINFKEIEWLAEILNKYPRDSLRKIAKSEGIDYYKLKRVYDKYYGKYIFVSAIYNITKLGLKSYVAFLSVPKKELIEKGKEMLRNPFFVYINPIFGFKNGIQAILHVPKDQEKYIPELLSKYSNDFEWYEVWAKDPKDVKFGKWKYSYDYAILLDILKSDARTPLKTLEITLSKGRPTIKFMIDKLIKDGVIAGFYAFIENIEKAHDRSVVGISKTLDKEIHERFKELEIKVGVLKPEGYYLEWFFSSNEDIGDKIMEFSQYVEKIGVAYLDIFRELNNKHIKTRFSRMVKKDGSGYRYILEF; this is encoded by the coding sequence ATGGATGGAAGGATAAATTTCAAGGAAATTGAATGGTTAGCTGAAATATTGAACAAATACCCAAGAGATAGCTTAAGGAAAATTGCCAAGAGCGAGGGGATAGATTATTACAAATTAAAGAGGGTTTATGACAAGTATTATGGGAAGTATATTTTCGTAAGTGCAATTTACAATATAACAAAGCTCGGATTAAAGAGTTATGTTGCATTCCTTTCCGTACCCAAAAAGGAACTCATTGAAAAGGGAAAAGAGATGCTGAGGAATCCATTTTTCGTGTATATAAACCCAATATTTGGATTTAAAAATGGAATTCAGGCAATTCTCCATGTTCCAAAAGATCAAGAGAAATACATCCCCGAACTCCTTTCAAAATACTCAAATGACTTCGAATGGTATGAAGTCTGGGCAAAAGATCCAAAAGACGTGAAGTTTGGAAAGTGGAAGTACTCATACGACTATGCAATCTTACTGGACATCCTAAAGAGCGATGCGAGAACTCCACTAAAGACGTTAGAGATAACGCTCTCAAAAGGAAGACCAACTATAAAGTTCATGATAGACAAGCTCATCAAAGACGGAGTCATAGCTGGATTCTATGCATTTATTGAGAATATAGAAAAGGCCCACGATAGGTCTGTAGTTGGCATATCAAAAACGCTTGATAAGGAAATTCATGAAAGGTTCAAGGAGTTAGAGATAAAAGTGGGGGTATTAAAGCCTGAAGGGTATTATCTTGAGTGGTTCTTCTCCTCAAATGAAGACATCGGAGATAAGATAATGGAATTTAGTCAGTACGTTGAGAAGATCGGAGTTGCATATCTAGACATCTTCAGGGAGCTCAACAACAAGCACATCAAGACGAGATTTTCGAGGATGGTAAAAAAAGATGGAAGCGGATATAGATATATCCTCGAGTTTTAA
- a CDS encoding adenosine-specific kinase, which produces MVRIEVIDIEKPEGVEVIIGQGNFSIFTVDDLARALLTAVPGIKFGIAMNEAKPQLTRYTGNDPELEKLAAKNAVKIGAGHVFVILMKNAYPINVLNTIKNHPAVAMIYGASENPFQVIVAETELGRAVIGVVDGKAANKIETEEQKKERRELVEKIGYKID; this is translated from the coding sequence ATGGTCAGGATTGAAGTTATAGACATAGAGAAGCCGGAAGGTGTGGAGGTTATTATTGGTCAGGGCAACTTCTCCATATTCACTGTAGATGATCTTGCAAGGGCACTTTTAACGGCAGTACCAGGGATAAAATTTGGAATAGCAATGAATGAGGCGAAGCCTCAGTTAACTAGGTATACAGGGAATGATCCTGAATTGGAGAAACTTGCAGCGAAGAATGCCGTAAAGATAGGAGCTGGTCACGTGTTCGTTATATTAATGAAGAACGCCTATCCAATTAATGTCCTTAACACCATAAAGAATCATCCAGCCGTTGCAATGATTTATGGAGCTAGTGAAAATCCATTCCAAGTAATAGTTGCCGAAACCGAGCTTGGTAGGGCCGTTATTGGCGTAGTTGATGGTAAAGCTGCTAACAAAATTGAAACAGAAGAACAGAAGAAGGAGAGAAGAGAATTAGTTGAAAAGATTGGCTACAAAATCGACTGA
- a CDS encoding XTP/dITP diphosphatase has protein sequence MKIFFITSNRGKVEEFSKFLEPLGIEIVQLNYGYPEIQSQSLEEVVRFGIEWLKDKVPEPFIIEDSGLFIEHLNGFPGVYSAYVYKTIGLDGILKLMEGVENRRAYFKSVIGFYYKNRSHLFVGVTHGVISTEKRGTFGFGYDPIFIPEGSKKTFAEMTIVEKNKLSHRGKALKEFYKWLKENLKY, from the coding sequence ATGAAAATATTTTTTATTACATCAAATAGGGGAAAAGTGGAGGAATTCTCAAAGTTCTTGGAACCCTTAGGGATTGAGATAGTTCAGCTTAACTATGGTTATCCAGAGATACAATCTCAGAGCTTGGAGGAGGTTGTTAGGTTTGGGATAGAATGGCTTAAAGATAAGGTCCCAGAGCCCTTCATCATTGAAGATTCTGGTCTTTTTATAGAACATCTAAATGGATTTCCCGGCGTTTATTCTGCATATGTCTATAAAACAATAGGCCTCGATGGGATCCTCAAGCTCATGGAGGGGGTTGAGAATAGAAGGGCATACTTCAAGAGTGTTATTGGATTTTATTACAAAAATAGGAGTCATCTTTTTGTGGGTGTAACTCACGGGGTTATATCCACTGAAAAGAGAGGTACTTTTGGATTTGGATATGATCCGATTTTTATTCCAGAAGGCTCCAAAAAAACCTTCGCCGAAATGACGATAGTTGAGAAGAATAAGTTATCTCATAGAGGAAAGGCTTTAAAAGAGTTTTACAAATGGCTAAAAGAAAACCTTAAATACTGA
- a CDS encoding Lrp/AsnC family transcriptional regulator, which yields MPEILDKVDRMLLEELKNNARENIATLSKKLGIPRTTVHYRIKRLVEEGIIEKFTVKPNYKKLNLGTTAFILVRYDPDSGLTQREVAEQIAKIPGVYEVHLVAGEWDILLKVRASNAEEIGKIVIDKLREIKGVNQTVTMVSFVTVKEEI from the coding sequence ATGCCTGAAATCCTAGATAAGGTTGATAGAATGTTACTCGAGGAGCTAAAAAATAATGCGAGGGAAAACATTGCAACGCTCAGCAAAAAACTAGGGATTCCGAGAACGACAGTGCATTATAGAATAAAGAGGCTAGTTGAAGAGGGCATCATAGAAAAATTTACCGTAAAGCCAAATTATAAAAAGTTAAATCTAGGCACCACCGCATTCATCTTAGTTAGATACGATCCTGATTCTGGCTTAACTCAGAGGGAAGTTGCAGAACAAATTGCAAAGATTCCAGGAGTGTATGAGGTTCATCTTGTTGCCGGGGAATGGGATATCCTACTTAAAGTGAGGGCCTCAAACGCTGAGGAGATTGGAAAGATCGTTATTGACAAGTTAAGGGAAATTAAGGGAGTTAATCAAACAGTTACAATGGTATCCTTCGTGACAGTTAAGGAAGAAATTTAG
- a CDS encoding class I SAM-dependent rRNA methyltransferase gives MAKVIVDAQAARAIGKGAMIVFKKGVVRVEGEIKPGDIVEVYTRGGKFLGKGFANPNSNIMVRIVTKDKDVEINKDLFKERIKKANEYRKKVLRYTNVYRMVYGEADYLPGLIVDRFNDIASLQISSAGMERFKLDVAEAIMEVEPEIETVFEKNTGRSRRREGLPEIERVLLGKEKYRTIIEEGRAKFIVDMRGQKTGFFLDQRENRLALEKWVRPGDRVLDVFTYTGGFAIHAAIAGAEEVIGIDKSPKAIETAKENAKLNGVEDRVNFMVGNAFEEMEKLQKRGEKFDIVILDPPAFVQHEKDLKAGLRAYFNVNFAALNLLKDGGILVTCSCSQHVDLQMFKDMIIAAGAKAGKFLKMLEPYRTQAPDHPILMASKDTEYLKCLFLYVEDMR, from the coding sequence ATGGCAAAGGTAATAGTTGATGCCCAGGCTGCGAGAGCAATAGGAAAAGGTGCGATGATAGTATTCAAAAAGGGTGTTGTGAGGGTTGAAGGGGAGATAAAGCCGGGAGATATAGTTGAAGTTTACACTAGAGGTGGGAAATTCCTTGGAAAGGGATTTGCAAATCCAAATTCCAATATAATGGTCAGAATAGTGACCAAGGACAAAGACGTTGAAATTAACAAGGATTTATTTAAGGAGCGGATAAAGAAGGCAAACGAATACAGAAAGAAAGTATTAAGGTACACTAATGTTTATAGAATGGTTTATGGGGAGGCTGATTATCTTCCAGGCTTAATCGTCGATAGATTTAACGATATAGCTTCTCTCCAGATTTCGAGTGCTGGAATGGAGAGATTTAAACTTGATGTTGCCGAAGCGATTATGGAGGTTGAACCCGAAATAGAAACGGTCTTTGAGAAGAACACCGGAAGAAGTAGAAGGAGAGAGGGCCTACCAGAAATAGAGAGGGTTCTCCTTGGAAAGGAAAAGTACAGAACGATTATAGAAGAGGGTAGGGCGAAGTTCATAGTTGACATGAGGGGTCAGAAAACAGGATTTTTCCTTGATCAAAGAGAAAACAGGTTGGCTCTTGAGAAGTGGGTAAGGCCTGGAGACAGGGTTCTAGATGTATTCACTTACACAGGCGGATTTGCAATCCATGCGGCAATAGCAGGGGCTGAGGAAGTTATAGGGATAGATAAATCGCCAAAGGCCATTGAGACTGCAAAGGAGAATGCAAAGCTAAATGGCGTTGAAGATAGGGTCAATTTCATGGTTGGAAACGCATTCGAAGAGATGGAGAAGTTGCAGAAGAGGGGAGAGAAGTTTGACATTGTGATCCTGGATCCACCTGCATTTGTGCAGCATGAAAAGGATCTGAAGGCGGGATTGAGGGCATACTTTAACGTTAATTTTGCAGCTCTAAATCTGCTTAAAGACGGTGGAATACTAGTGACCTGCTCATGTTCCCAGCATGTTGACCTGCAAATGTTCAAGGACATGATAATTGCAGCTGGTGCTAAGGCAGGAAAATTCCTCAAGATGCTTGAGCCTTATAGAACTCAGG